In Besnoitia besnoiti strain Bb-Ger1 chromosome IX, whole genome shotgun sequence, a single genomic region encodes these proteins:
- a CDS encoding hypothetical protein (encoded by transcript BESB_013060) → MRRRDYEDKRYSMASTVVLLFSPASVAIARVLAPPQVHSPETAVLYRRTGETGVKTAAALTGKQQDQEPTILYDAEQQQQQPYMQASGLRQYGFTSLAADHAYNVTATQGAI, encoded by the coding sequence ATGCGGCGCAGGGACTACGAGGATAAAAGATACTCCATGGCGTCAACTGTAGTTCTGTTGTTTTCTCCAGCGTCCGTCGCCATAGCCCGTgtgctcgcgccgcctcaggtGCATTCACCTGAGACTGCTGTCCTTTATCGACGGacaggagagacaggcgtGAAGACAGCTGCCGCTCTCACAGGCAAACAGCAAGACCAAGAGCCAACGATACTCTACGACgctgagcagcagcagcagcagccgtaCATGCAGGCATCGGGTTTGAGACAGTATGGCTTCACGAGTCTGGCTGCGGATCATGCGTACAACGTGACAGCAACTCAAGGGGCGATTTAA
- a CDS encoding hypothetical protein (encoded by transcript BESB_013070) — translation MGEEALQQAVGSPEPPDVSRAEAYSAGSSALAVSPPACECAAAAGSAGALASAPASAFGDRPAAGASARCARSGVFSWSSSFSSSSRATAPSSAPPPSRVASFSALFFSAAPDVRPSRFPWSCRPGRPRSGSSPVESETGREALRPEPAAEGDRVPATPAASAQQSAEEEKEPQESESASGARRGRAGRDTCRRSNVDTSLSPRRGGPYRRASAPTAGRRAEEKAEAERAGEAKDERGEPQRVGMAQFFRSAHSSFSRNSCLLAGKPSVKKEEVMHARGASESFDASAEFEDVERRGAGFDGSPRDSSRSFYTATASSASCSSSFSPIASVPASALDRGDGKQTDSAVIPPIQQTLSSSSQLLVPAPLVKRASRRLKTEPSRPASESNFLDFVRLRALLWGRRDGVGGCAAGRGPHAFGPVDFLGVFVDDQPGVFCAAFARLLHAVRAAFWLARLRARLLLPFAEQRRIAGRWRGGAGPARARSTSPAPGLLGAAGAARAPCGFACAYPLGAMAQASRDAESSKAPSSFASFLPSSLSFGSAFPSRRSSRTLAAMVSRPADALSAGQACGSAVGNGLTPLQSQGSVSLTSALLSEIVVKPLTVRDTGGVNIEVAVDPKNPFLLQGTVTGALSYARGGDCVLRRGPSASFQSLPESSESKEMRSPAGIASSQHQAVPAGASSAFTSCEDPGALGGLRVARGQHESLRRVGSLSAAGAGGAREAAGRSAGPPGGARREGTRARGRGGAGERCAASQASGPAGASSWMTSLRSGAFQLGGSKKLDRRGSEQEDGGPKATHRLPSCSSLHIASSYSSPPLSVGKSSSSSCPSPVPSSSPPTEPVSFDPPACLYASSRSSEGGTVTPPLVPLVSASSAPAGSGAKTGDGAALSGASSPEGAGFTPAQHARDAYAGLRGGAEGGVRARRARTGSCNLPSKSCGGAAAAGAPSGLSPPGARGGPPQATYYYFGETKRNKRHGWGMIVNDERCLLEAQWVNDTVLGWYVCYHEYATEFGYRELNDVAAVSVASDHNSFIVPVRPRPVDTDEDLDLRGPHRPQETSRGWEKKAKPGEFVACASSAAIGDRTTWGRRNAKRSSTVAGVNKVKTRPASTTQGAQEGLQSGEGARAAPHPPSAASAAAGPLAHEAASDREGGEGGPARQADEAEGSRKAGRAAEVTAASSPASSGASPATGSAASAAEAPKQKGMNCYRARFADEETPTDRVVSQIRRGKLKHKTIHSATAFTITVTNSEAPSDEDPLYAAASDHSSCSDRSAEKPRRGVGPEGRPALHFVRSSTAAPAFPSKPCSASIDNTGSQNAADDFEVERPEVNSVVSLQTTAASGEEEPMAEPSLAAMADRNASLAAPQVKSSPKRVSRQSLSVALAAAAAQAAAEVEAMGGVAREPSTSSFEEEEGCASGASLAVHESPSARSPSLSPVSASPCSPLSRDASLLVSSTASTQSHANSRAQGARDERKTGDGTQGHLEPSHDFSSSSLLLSHGDDDLEALEEETDSRESSGPLDLLSPRLSPSPSQARESGNLFPTPTGPARPCGGGERGDRSPRVEKKGAWGGATESGDESRHGSARGQEEGVARRAFEGDAKQETETASRREADRMGGRARQLGTLFCGTLDPVSESKTASASNSPWSLRSSRGSVSASTNLFLIEERSREEDGEAPSPSAAFVRQRRRPSTCIPYAASAAAKKAAEVRSEDEAADDEKTGFAASASSSAWGPSPASHCLSAEELERRKRRLRRGSTFPEFTTQENPAVTETVLCEGISRGGACKRPGVHDLHFGPGPHGPHLRASDSTKWSTNTFCQFLRMVGLTREASVAKLNHFYGADIPTLTREKLREAGIRDRYVQKFLLTVFRYLWSCSDHLDPLTPLNRRHLRRPTLAGRKLAAGARPAASAAPLTSPPAFSSAEECLRLIPATEVRVGRRTGGGGYATVHKARYRGIDVACKIFKYTPSSWSEAADHEDALDRASGGEGPRSPGKSSGEAPLARRLSGTSAEGAGGANERREELEDASHHLGKRKFREKAKRPPFSSVCVACSRPTDATCAAEAPFRGLPEGDLLPAHLAPPADSRGDMRLFGALLPAVGETPSPAVLSARSEPSGTGDRALEPGGGEGEARRKSWAVDEATASAAGPHLDGEPLGDEGSLADTEPAMRAEEAAASGARHVGGGHSNDENKVTRGHDAGDGGARATERSRGRWRPAGQRRVALEASSVSRVSGDSAATEVSDDCSQSRQPASFSPRRSAPSGPNVSSEGFRGALPALRSSKHPLASASQEKDFFLSPSPSRFPASPPSPPLSPEAAQEVDGSEGAASACGSALLTQKEEVSMSAETSRVTSSPSSSPSPLTSARLDERAAGVSETAGLAVSCASLCSSSARSEARRLSPGLEEKASSSETLPRPHSSYARRLAEGDATPFSSRAAPFSSELDSGEESGGCHQAAGPVVAGGGRGGEASARGGRQGQVPPAGGCGVASASARSEGGPRRIFPKLDYFRYCPQPLKHRDYEADILASLQPHPNIITLFGRCHLRAGEEALILEFCNLGSLDAFVYPPDNERRGGRKPWKTLSRPKLVHIFRDVAKGMAHVHSRHILHRDLKLSNILLDGDTAKASPPTRRHAPPEHSVADFGVATAFVANDSPSVLALFGNVFYAAPEVLRGDGFYPASDVWSYGVAFWEALTGKLAYEGFSAGYVFTRVAAGTLSLRIPSDFPPALRWLMARLLAFEPSERPSFEEVSQALCELEANAMSEVERDLDDFFGLG, via the exons atgggcgaggaggcgttACAGCAGGCGGTGGGCTCGCCTGAGCCGCCGGACGTGTCCCGCGCAGAAGCGTACTCTGCAGGATCGTCGGCGTTGGCTGTTAGCCCGCCGGCCTGCGagtgcgctgccgccgcggggtCCGCAGGGgccctcgcgtctgcgcccgcttCGGCCTTTGGGGATCGcccagccgcgggcgcgtccgcccgctgcgcgcggagcgggGTGTTTTCGTggtcgtcttccttctcttcgtcttcgcgtgcgacggcgccgtcgtccgcgccaCCCCCCTCGCgagtcgcctccttctcggcgcttttcttctccgcggcgcccgacgtgcgcccctcgcgcttcccctggagctgcaggccagggcggccgcggagcggcTCGTCTCCGGTCGAAAGCGAGACcggacgcgaggcgctgcgcccggagccggcggcggaaggagaccGCGTCCCTGCGACGCCCGCAGCGAGTGCACAGCAgtccgcagaagaggagaaagagccGCAGGAGTCAGAAAGCGCCTCGGGCGCtcggagaggacgcgcaggccgcgacacatgcagacgcagcaaCGTAGAcacctcgctgtcgccgcggcgtggaggcccGTATCGCcgggcgtccgcgccgaccGCTGGCAGGCGAGCCGAGGAGAAAGCTGAGGCGGAGCGAGCGGGAGAAGCGAAGGATGAGCGGGGAGAGCCTCAGAGGGTAGGCATGGCGCAGTTTTTTCGCTCGGCGCACTCCTCCTTTTCGCGGAactcctgtctcctcgccggcaaACCGTCCgtgaagaaggaggaagtCATGCATGCGAGGGGGGCGTCGGAGTCTTTCGATGCCTCGGCGGAGTTTGAAGATGTAGAGCGAAGGGGGGCCGGGTTTGACGGCTCCCCCCGCGACTCCTCGCGATCCTTCTACACCGCcaccgcgtcgtctgcctcgtgtTCGTCCTCTTTTTCGCCTATAGCGTCAGtgccggcgtccgcgctgGATCGTGGCGATGGCAAGCAGACCGACTCTGCAGTGATCCCACCCATTCAGCAAacgctttcttcctcttcgcagtTGCTCGTTCCGGCGCCTCTCGTCAAGCGCGCGTCCCGCCGCCTCAAGACAGAgccttcgcggccggcgTCTGAGAGCAA TTTCCTCGACTTCGTCAGGCTGCGTGCCCTCCTctgggggcggcgcgacggcgttggcggctgcgcggccggACGCGGACCGCATGCATTCGGACCGGTCGACTTCCTCGGTGTCTTCGTCGACGACCAGCcaggcgtcttctgcgcggcaTTCGCGCGACTTCTGCACGCCGTCCGAGCGGCTTTTTGGCTGGCCAGGCTGCgagcgcgcctccttcttccctTCGCTGAGCAACGCCGCATTGCCGGTCGGTGGAGGGGGGGAGCCGgccccgctcgcgcgcggagcaCCAGCCCCGCACCCggtctcctcggcgcagcgggcgcggcgcgtgcgccgtgTGGGTTCGCCTGCGCGTATCCTCTCGGGGCGATGGCGCAGGCCTCCAGAGACGCGGAAAGCTCCaaggcgccctcgtcgttcgcgtccttcctcccttcgtcgctctccttcgGCTCGGCGTTCCCGTCtcggcgctcttcgcggaCTCTCGCAGCGATGGTGTCCCGCCCGGCGGAcgccctctctgcaggccaggcctgcggctccgccgtgGGAAACGGACtcacgccgctgcagagccaAGGCAGCGTGTCGCTGACGTCGGCGTTGCTCTCAGAGATCGTCGTGAAGCCGCTGACTGTCCGCGACACTGGCGGAGTGAACATCGAGGTGGCGGTCGACCCCAAGAACCCCTTCCTGCTGCAGGGCACAGTCACGGGGGCGCTCTCGtatgcgcgcggcggagactgtgTACTCCGGCGCGGGCCCTCTGCCTCGTTCCAGTCGTTGCCGGAATCCTCGGAGTCGAAGGAAATGAGGTCTCCGGCGGGGATCGCTTCGTCGCAACACCAGGCTGTCCCTGCGggcgcttcctctgccttcACAAGTTGCGAGGATCCCGGCGCCCTTGGCGGACTCCGGGTGGCACGGGGACAGCACGAGAGCTTGAGGCGCGTCgggtctctctccgcggccggcgccggcggggcccGGGAGGCCGCCGGGCGGAGTGCCGGCccccccggcggcgcgcggcgagaagggactCGAGCTAGAGGACGAGGTGGGGCGGGAgagcgctgcgctgcctcgcaggcgagcggGCCTGCAGGGGCGTCTTCCTGGATGACTTCACTCCGTTCGGGGGCGTTTCAGCTCGGGGGCAGCAAGAAGCTGGATCGCCGAGGGAGTGAACAGGAAGATGGCGGCCCCAAAGCCACTCACCGTCTTCCTTCATGCTCTTCTTTGCACATTGCTTCGTCTTACTCGTCTCCACCGCTGTCGGTGGGGaagtcgtcttcgtcctcgtgtCCGTCGCCTGtcccttcttcgtctcccccAACCGAGCCTGTCTCCTTTGACCCCCCCGCCTGCCTCTACGCGAGCTCCAGGTCCTCCGAAGGCGGCACGGtgacgccgccgctcgtcccgcttgtctccgcgtctagcgcgcctgcgggttCTGGCGCCAAaaccggcgacggcgcggcgctctcgggGGCCTCCAgccccgagggcgcgggGTTCACCCctgcgcagcacgcgagagacgctTACGCAGGCCTGCGGGGTggcgccgagggaggcgTGCGGGCCCGTCGGGCTCGCACAGGCAGCTGCAATTTGCCCTCGaagagctgcggcggcgcggcggctgctggcgcgccgtcggGCCTGTCTCCCCCTGGGGCACGCGgcgggccgccgcaggcgacgtaCTACTACTTcggagagacgaagcgcaACAAGCGCCATGGCTGGGGCATGATTGTGAACGACGagcgctgtctcctcgaggcgcagTGGGTTAACGACACGGTGCTGGGCTGGTATGTCTGCTACCACGAGTACGCGACTGAGTTCGGCTACCGCGAGCTGAACGACGTGGCAGCGGTCTCCGTCGCCAGCGACCACAACTCATTCATCGTCCCTGTGCGGCCGCGACCCGTCGACACCGACGAGGACTTGGACCTGCGGGGCCCCCACCGGCCGCAAGAGACGAGCCGCGGCtgggagaagaaggccaaGCCGGGCGAGTTCGTCGCGTGTGCGTCCTCGGCAGCCATCGGCGACAGGACCACATGGGGCAGGCGAAATGCGAAGCGCAGCTCAACGGTTGCTGGAGTGAACAAAGTGAAGACGCGGCCCGCCTCTACGACACAGGGCGCCCAGGAGGgcctgcagagcggcgaaggcgcccgcgcggcgccacacCCGCCATCGGCGGcatccgcggccgcggggcctCTGGCGCACGAAGCTGCGTcagacagagaaggaggcgagggcgggcctgcgcggcaggcggacgAGGCCGAGGGCAGCCGCAAGGCAGGACGAGCTGCGGAGGTGacggctgcgtcgtcgcctgcttcgTCGGGGGCGTCCCCTGCGAcgggctccgcggcttccgcggcggaggcgcccaaACAGAAGGGCATGAACTGCTACCGCGCGCGTTTCGCGGACGAGGAGACTCCGACGGACCGAGTTGTGTCGCAAATTCGGCGCGGGAAGCTCAAGCATAAGACGATCCACAGCGCGACAGCCTTCACCATCACCGTGACGAATTCCGAGGCCCCGTCCGACGAAGACCCGCTCTACGCAGCGGCCTCAGACCACTCCTCATGTAGTGACCGCTCGGCGGAGAAGCCACGGCGGGGTGTTGGCCCTGAGGGCCGACCCGCTCTCCACTTTGTGCGAAGCagcacggcggcgccggcctttCCTTCCAAGCCGTGCTCTGCCTCGATAGACAACACGGGGAGCCAGAATGCAGCCGACGACTTCGAAGTCGAGCGCCCCGAAGTGAACTCCGTCGTCTCcctgcagacgacggcggcatCGGGCGAAGAGGAACCGATGGCCGAGCCGAGCCTGGCGGCGATGGCAGATCGGAACGCGAGCCTGGCAGCGCCGCAAGTCAAGTCGAGCCCGAAACGAGTCTCTAGGCagtctctctccgtcgctctcgcggctgcggcggcccagGCTGCGGCAGAAGTCGAGGCAATGGGGGGCGTCGCCAGGGAGCCGAGTACGTCGTCcttcgaagaagaggaagggtGCGCCAGCGGGGCAAGCCTCGCCGTGCACgagtcgccgtccgcgcgctcgccgtcgctgtcgcccgtGTCCGCTTCGCCTTGCTCGCCGCTTTCGAGGGACGCGTCGCTACTTGTGTCTTCGACAGCGAGCACGCAAAGCCACGCGaacagccgcgcgcagggcgcgagagacgaaagGAAGACGGGCGACGGGACCCAGGGCCACCTGGAGCCGTCCCACGacttctcttcgtcgtccctTCTGCTCTCtcacggcgacgacgacctggaagcgctggaggaagagacagacagccgGGAGAGCTCGGGGCCCCTGGACCtgctctcgccgcggctctcgccgtctccgtcgcaggcgcgggagtCTGGGAACCTCTTCCCGACGCCCACCGGCCCTGCGCGAccgtgcggcggaggcgagcgaggcgatcGAAGCCCGCGTGTGGAAAAGAAGGGAGCTTGGGgcggggcgacggagagcggcgacgagagccGCCACGGGTCGGCGCGAGGCCAAGAGGAGGGCGTAGCCAGGAGGGCCTTTGAAGGCGATGCGAAGCAAGAAACAGAGACAGCTTCGAGGCGGGAAGCCGACAGGATGGGCGGCCGGGCACGCCAGCTGGGGACTCTTTTTTGCGGGACTCTTGACCCCGTTTCTGAGTCAAagacggcgtcggcgtcgaaTTCACCCTGGTCCTTGCGGTCGTCGCGTGGGAGCGTCAGCGCCTCGACGAATTTGTTCTTGATTGAGGAAAGAagccgcgaagaggacggcgaggcgccttcaccctcggcggcgttcgtgcggcagcgccggcggccgtcgACTTGCATTCCGTACGCGGCTTCGGCCGCGGCCaagaaggccgcagaggtTCGGtcggaggacgaggcggcggacgacgagaaaacaggcttcgcggcgtcggcgtcgagcagcgcctggggcccgtcgccggcctcgcacTGCCTCTCGGCCGAGGAGTTGGAACGGCGcaagcggcgtctgcgtcgcggctcgACCTTCCCGGAGTTCACCACTCAGGAGAACCCGGCGGTGACTGAGACGGTCCTCTGCGAGGGCatcagccgcggcggggcctGCAAGCGGCCGGGCGTCCACGATCTGCACTTTGGCCCGGGGCCGCATGGGCCGCACCTGCGGGCCTCCGACAGCACCAAGTGGAGCACCAACACCTTTTGCCAGTTTCTGCGCATGGTCGGGctcacgcgcgaggcctcggtCGCGAAGCTGAACCATTTTTACGGCGCAGACATCCCCACGCTCACtcgcgagaagctgcgcgaggcgggcaTTCGCGACCGCTACGTCCAGAAGTTCCTCCTCACCGTCTTCAGGTACCTCTGGTCCTGCTCGGATCACCTCGACCCGCTCACTCCGCTGAACAGGCGTCACCTGCGTCGCCCGACGCTCGCCGGGAGGaagctcgcggcgggcgcgaggcccgccgcctccgccgcgccgctcaccTCGCCCCCGgccttctcgtctgcggAGGAGTGCTTGCGTCTCATCCCCGCGACCGAAGTCCGCGTGGGACGGcgcaccggcggcggcggatacGCCACGGTTCACAAGGCGCGGTACCGAGGCATCGACGTCGCCTGCAAAATTTTCAAATACACGCCGTCCTCTtggagcgaggcggccgacCACGAGGACGCGCTCGACCgggcctccggcggcgagggcccGCGGAGCCCAGGGAAGTCGTCCGGAGAGGCACCTCTGGCGAGGCGGCTGTCGGGGAcctctgcggagggcgccggcggcgcgaatGAGAGACGAGAGGAATTGGAGGACGCATCACACCATCTGGGAAAGCGAAAGTTcagggagaaggcgaaacgcCCTCCGTTCTCGTCTgtgtgcgtcgcctgctcGCGTCCTACGGATGCGACTTGCGCCGCAGAAGCACCCTTTCGAGGCCTCCCTGAGGGCGACCTCCTGCCGGCGCAtctggcgccgcctgcggactcTCGAGGGGACATGCGGCTGTTTGGAGCCCTGCTGCCGGCCGTCGGGgagacgccgtcgcctgcagtGCTGTCGGCTAGGAGTGAGCCCTCTGGGACGGGTGATCGCGCACTCgagccaggcggcggcgagggggaagcgcggcggaagTCATGGGCCGTCGACGAGGCGACAGCCTCAGCAGCGGGTCCCCACCTCGACGGAGAGCCACTGGGCGACGAAGGCTCTCTCGCAGACACTGAGCCGGCGAtgcgagcggaagaagctgcagccTCAGGCGCTAGGCATGTGGGCGGAGGGCACTCCAACGACGAGAACAAGGTGACCAGAGGCCACGACGCAGGCGATGGCGgtgcgcgcgcgacagagagatcGCGCGGTCGCTGGAGGCCGGCCGGACAGCGTCGCGTTGCTCTGGAGGCGAGTAGCGTCTCGCGGGTGTCGGGTGACTCTGCTGCGACGGAGGTTTCAGACGACTGCAGTCAGTCCAGGCAGCCTGCCTCGTTCTCTCCACGGCGCAGCGCACCGTCGGGGCCTAACGTGAGCAGCGAGGGATTTCGGGGCGCGCTGCCAGCCTTGAGGTCTTCGAAGCACCCGTTAGCGAGCGCGAGTCAAGAGAAggacttcttcctctctccgtcCCCGTCGCGGTtccccgcgtctccgccttctcctccccTTTCGCCTGAGGCTGCTCAGGAAGTGGACGGCTCAGAAGGGGCGGCGTCGGCTTGCGGCTCGGCGCTTCTCacgcagaaagaggaggtGTCGATGTCGGCGGAGACTTCGCGTGTGACATCTTCGCCTTcatcttctccttctcccctGACTTCCGCGCGTCTCGACGAGagggccgccggcgtctcagAGACTGCAGGACTCGCTGtgtcctgcgcgtcgctctgttCATCCTCCGCGCGGTCCGAGGCCCGGCGCTTGTCCCCAGGCTTGGAGGAGAAAGCGTCGTCTTCTGAAACGTTGCCGCGGCCGCACTCGAGCTACGCGCGTCGCTTGGCCGAAGGCGATGCCACCCCATTCTCTTCACGGGCGGCGCCGTTCTCAAGCGAactcgacagcggcgaggagagcggcggtTGCCACCAGGCGGCGGGGCCGGTGGtcgcgggcggaggccggggaggcgaggcgtcagcgcgcggcggccgccagggGCAGGTGCCCCCGGCGGGGGGCTGCGGGGTTGCGTCCGCAAGCGCCCGCTCGGaaggaggcccgcgccggaTCTTCCCCAAGCTCGACTACTTCCGCTACTGCCCGCAGCCTCTGAAGCACCGCGACTACGAGGCGGATATCCTTGCCTCTCTCCAACCCCACCCCAACATCATCACGCTGTTCGGCCGCTGCCAcctccgcgcgggcgaggaagcgc